A single genomic interval of Syngnathoides biaculeatus isolate LvHL_M chromosome 1, ASM1980259v1, whole genome shotgun sequence harbors:
- the si:ch211-81a5.8 gene encoding uncharacterized protein si:ch211-81a5.8: MDSILSLGSPLKQFTSTYVTGKSSLPPKEAKGRRSSFTRRKSIGRRRSLPCTGQKVPDAHWLRVYQAELKRERKRQQAVLAKKNAERSVRKTYFRSHHCLPRQTTTTRKPAAKKDSLFGAFQGLSLDSVMGGVNASAAAGGDQCKVM; this comes from the exons ATGGATTCCATCTTGTCACTGGGTTCCCCCCTCAAGCAGTTCACCAGCACATATGTGACTGGAAAGAGCAGCTTGCCCCCAAAAGAGGCCAAGGGCCGCAGAAGCAGCTTCACACGCCGGAAGAGCATCGGCAGGCGGAGAAGTCTGCCCTGCACAGGCCAGAAAGTTCCAGACGCACACTGGCTCAGAGTGTACCAGGCCGAACTGAAGAGAGAGAG GAAACGACAACAGGCCGTGCTGGCCAAGAAGAACGCTGAGCGCTCTGTCAGGAAAACCTACTTCAGGAGCCATCACTGCCTTCCTAGG CAAACAACCACGACCAGAAAACCAGCAGCAAAAAAGGATTCTCTTTTTGGAGCCTTCCAGGGCCTCAGTCTGGACAGTGTAATGGGAGGTGTGAATGCATCTGCTGCAGCAGGGGGAGACCAGTGCAAAGTCATGTGA
- the dnajc8 gene encoding dnaJ homolog subfamily C member 8 — MAASGGESSQAGSDDLFQNFYSEVKQIEKRDSVLTSKQQIDRLLRPGSSYFNLNPFEVLQIDPDATDIELKKRFRALSILVHPDKNQDDADRAQQAFEAVDKAYKLLQDPDQKKRALDVIQAGKEYVEHMVKEKKKQLKKDGKPQIVDEDDPEVFKQAVYKQTMKLFAELAIKRKEREAKDMHERKRAREEEIEAAEKAKRDREWQKNFEETRDGRVDSWRTFQAKGKSKEKKNRSFLKPPKVKMEQRE, encoded by the exons ATGGCGGCGAGCGGCGGCGAGTCTTCTCAGGCTGGGTCCGATGATTTATTTCAGAACTTTTACTCGGAG GTGAAGCAAATCGAAAAAAGAGACTCCGTTTTAACCTCCAAGCAGCAGATAGATCGACTCCTCAGGCCGGGCTCGTCCTACTTTAATCTGAACCCCTTCGAG GTACTGCAAATTGATCCGGATGCAACAGATATCGAATTAAAGAAACGATTCAGAGCG TTATCCATTTTGGTCCATCCAGACAAAAATCAGGATGATGCAGACAGAGCACAGCAAGCGTTTGAAG CAGTGGACAAAGCTTACAAACTCCTTCAAGATCCAGACCAGAAGAAGAGGGCTTTAGATGTCATTCAGGCAGGAAAGGAATATGTGGAGCACATG gtaaaagagaaaaagaaacagtTAAAGAAGGATGGGAAACCTCAGATAGTGGATGAGGATGACCCTGAAGTT TTCAAGCAAGCAGTGTATAAGCAGACCATGAAACTATTTGCAGAGCTTGCCATTAAGAGAAAGGAACGAGAAGCAAAAGACATGCACGAAAG GAAACGGGcaagagaagaagaaattgaAGCAGCAGAAAAAGCAAAGCGAGACAGGGAGTGGCAGAAAAACTTTGAG GAAACAAGAGATGGCCGTGTGGACAGTTGGAGGACGTTCCAGGCTAAAGGCAAGAGCAAGGAGAAGAAGAACCGGTCCTTCCTCAAGCCCCCAAAAGTAAAGATGGAGCAGAGggagtga
- the LOC133502740 gene encoding heterogeneous nuclear ribonucleoprotein R-like isoform X2 — MAAAEVNGSSALLKEEEEPMDVTGPLTENYQTLINAGLSQNVAENLDNIFQTGLVAYAELDERAIDALREFSEDGALAVLQQFRESDLSHVQNKSAFLCGVMKTYRQREKQGNKIQESTKGPDETKIKALLEQTGYTLDVTTGQRKYGGPPPEEVFKGLQPGIGTEVFVGKIPRDLYEDELVPLFESAGPIWDLRLMMDPLSGQNRGYAFITFCNKDDAQKAVKLCDNYEIRPGKYLGVCVSVANNRLFVGSIPKNKTRESILEDFGKVTEGLQEVILYHQPDDKKKNRGFCFLEYEDHKSAAQARRRLMSGKVKVWGNPVTVEWADPVAEPDPEVMAKVKVLFVRKLATAVTEELLEKTFSQFGKLERVKKLKDYAFVHFEERESAVKAMDEMNGKELGGDEIEIVLAKPPDKKRKERQAARQTSRSAGYDDYYYYQAPRMPPGRGRGRGSRGGYSYQTDYYGYEDYYDDYYGYDYHDYRGGYEDPYYGYDDLYSSRGRGSRPSRGGPTPSRARGVPPTRGRGGYSQRGPPLGVPRGSRGGRGTPFQPQRGRGPRGARGNRGGNVGGKRKADVFNQPDSKRRQTNNQQNWGSQPIAQQPLQQGADYSGNYGYSNDTMEFSQDSYGQQWK; from the exons ATGGCTGCCGCTGAAGTGAACGGTAGTTCTGCCCTGctgaaggaggaagaagaaccCATGGATGTTACAGGACCACTTACGGAGAACTACCAGACACTGATTAACGCTGGACTCTCACAGAATGTTGCTGAAAATCTGGATAACATCTTTCAGACAG GCCTGGTAGCGTATGCTGAATTGGATGAGAGGGCTATCGATGCTCTCCGTGAGTTCAGTGAAGACGGAGCACTCGCTGTGCTTCAACAGTTCAGAGAGAGTGACCTGTCTCATGTACAg AATAAGAGCGCTTTTCTTTGTGGAGTGATGAAAACTTACCGACAGAGAGAGAAGCAAGGTAACAAAATACAAGAGTCCACTAAAGGgccagatgagacaaaaataaag GCTCTTTTGGAGCAAACAGGATACACATTGGATGTCACCACAGGGCAGAGGAAATATGGAGGCCCTCCACCCGAGGAGGTTTTCAAAGGATTACAACCAGGGATTGGGACAGAG GTGTTTGTGGGAAAGATCCCAAGGGACTTGTACGAGGATGAGTTGGTGCCACTCTTTGAGTCTGCTGGGCCCATCTGGGACCTCAGATTAATGATGGACCCACTTTCTGGTCAGAATAGAGGTTACGCCTTCATCACATTCTGCAATAAGGATGATGCACAAAAAGCTGTGAAGCTT TGTGATAACTACGAAATCCGTCCTGGCAAGTATTTGGGAGTATGCGTGTCTGTTGCCAACAATCGCCTCTTTGTTGGCTCTATCCCAAAGAACAAGACCAGAGAAAGTATATTGGAAGACTTTGGGAAAGTTACAG agGGTCTCCAAGAAGTGATCTTGTACCACCAGCCAGATGATAAGAAGAAGAACAGAGGTTTCTGTTTCCTGGAGTATGAGGACCACAAGTCTGCCGCACAGGCCCGTCGCCGCCTCATGAGTGGCAAGGTCAAAGTGTGGGGTAATCCAGTGACTGTGGAGTGGGCAGACCCTGTCGCTGAGCCAGACCCTGAAGTTATGGCAAAG GTAAAAGTGCTCTTTGTAAGAAAGCTGGCCACTGCAGTGACCGAAGAGCTCCTTGAAAAGACCTTCTCTCAGTTTGGAAAGCTGGAGCGAGTGAAGAAATTGAAAGACTACGCTTTCGTTCATTTTGAAGAAAGGGAATCTGCTGTAAAG GCTATGGATGAGATGAATGGGAAAGAGCTCGGCGGGGATGAAATCGAGATTGTCTTGGCCAAACCTCCGGATAAGAAGAGGAAAGAGCGGCAAGCAGCTCGGCAGACATCGAGGAGTGCTGG ATATGACGACTACTATTACTACCAAGCTCCGCGCATGCCACCAGGGCGTGGCAGAGGTCGTGGTAGTCGTGGGGGGTATTCCTATCAAACAGATTACTATGGCTATGAAGACTATTACGATGACTACTATGGCTACGACTATCATGACTATCGTGGGGGCTATGAAGACCCTTACTATGGCTACGACGATCTATACAGCAGCAGGGGTCGTGGCAGTCGCCCCAGTAGGGGCGGGCCAACTCCATCCAGGGCCCGCGGTGTGCCACCGACCCGAGGAAGAGGGGGCTACTCCCAGAGAGGGCCACCCCTCGGAGTGCCGAGGGGTAGCCGAGGAGGGCGGGGGACCCCGTTCCAGCCGCAGAGGGGCCGCGGGCCTCGTGGGGCCCGGGGCAATCGCGGGGGGAATGTTGGAGGCAAGAGGAAGGCAGATGTGTTTAACCAGCCCGACTCCAAGCGTCGCCAGACCAACAACCAACAGAACTGGGGGTCCCAGCCCATCGCCCAGCAGCCACTGCAGCAAGGGGCCGACTATTCCGGTAACTATGGTTACAGTAATGACACCATGGAGTTTTCACAGGATTCTTATGGGCAGCAGTGGAAGTAA
- the clk2a gene encoding dual specificity protein kinase CLK2 isoform X2, which yields MPHTRRYSSSERDSRGSYHNRYREKERDRWRRHRHRRSPTYSSSSDRDRRGRLQRQDASYVRSRSRSYDNRSTEQRPFDRRFCEGYRRLNQSRDEERDHDREKEPHGAPESYYPRDFSPSMYDYRRGRERERDESYRRKGSRRKHKRRRRRTRSYSPSSSRSNSRTRALSVRDDEEGHLICRSGDVLQERYEIVSTLGEGTFGRVMQCIDHRRGASSVALKIIKNVEKYKEAARLEINVLEKINEKDPDNKFLCVQMYDWFDYHGHMCISFELLALSTFDFLKENNYLPYSISQVRHMAYQVCLAVKFLHDNKLTHTDLKPENILFVNSDFTMSYNVEKKREERTVKSTAVRVVDFGSATFDHEHHSTIVSTRHYRAPEVILEMGWSHPCDVWSIGCILFEYYLGFTLFQTHDNREHLAMMERILGPVPSRMIRKTRKQKYFYRGRLDWDESSSAGKYVRENCKPLRRYLLSEAEDHHQLFDLIESMLEYEPSKRLLLADSLKHPFFDFGGSGEAVGGKSWEANRDISR from the exons ATGCCTCACACCAGACGGTACTCATcttctgagagagacagtcgcGGCAGCTACCATAATCGTTATAGAGAGAAAGAAAGGGATAGATGGCGCAGACATCGACATAGAAGATCGCCCACATACTCTTCGAGCAGTGACCGGGACCGAAGGGGACGACTTCAGAGACAGGATGCAAGTTATGTACGCTCAAGGAG TCGAAGCTATGACAATCGCTCAACAGAGCAGAGGCCGTTTGACCGAAGATTCTGCGAGGGATACAGAAGATTGAATCAGAGCCGCGATGAAGAGCGCGACCATGACCGAGAAAAGGAGCCACATGGAGCACCTGAAAGTTACTATCCACGCGACTTCTCGCCAAGCATGTACGACTACCGGCGGGGCCGAGAAAGGGAACGGGATGAATCATACCGACGAAAGGGCAGCAGGCGTAAGCACAAACGAAGGCGGCGTAGAACCAGGTCCTATAGCCCATCATCCTCG CGGAGCAACAGCCGGACGCGGGCACTGAGTGTGAGGGACGACGAGGAAGGGCACCTGATCTGTCGGAGTGGGGACGTCCTGCAAGAGAGAT ACGAAATTGTCAGCACTTTGGGCGAAGGCACCTTTGGCAGGGTGATGCAGTGTATTGACCATCGCAG GGGTGCGTCCAGCGTTGCCTTGAAAATTATAAAGAATGTGGAGAAGTACAAAGAAGCAGCTCGCCTTGAGATCAATGTGCTTGAGAAGATCAACGAGAAAGATCCTGACAACAAATT CCTGTGCGTGCAGATGTACGACTGGTTTGACTACCACGGTCACATGTGTATCTCCTTTGAGCTGCTCGCTCTCAGCACCTTCGATTTCCTTAAAGAAAACAACTACTTGCCCTACTCCATCAGTCAAGTCAGACACATGGCTTACCAAGTCTGTCTCGCTGTGAAGT TTCTCCATGACAACAAGTTGACGCATACAGACCTAAAGCCTGAAAACATCCTATTTGTCAACTCGGACTTCACCATGTCCTATAATGTTGAGAAG aAACGAGAAGAGAGGACAGTTAAGAGCACAGCTGTACGCGTGGTGGATTTCGGCAGTGCAACTTTCGACCATGAGCATCACAGCACTATTGTGTCCACCAGGCATTACCGTGCCCCTGAGGTCATTTTAG AAATGGGTTGGAGCCATCCTTGTGACGTGTGGAGCATTGGCTGTATCCTGTTTGAGTATTATCTGGGCTTCACCTTGTTTCAG ACTCATGACAACAGGGAGCATTTGGCTATGATGGAGAGAATCCTTGGACCTGTGCCATCCAGAATGATCCGCAAGACAAG GAAGCAGAAGTATTTCTATCGAGGCCGTCTTGACTGGGATGAGAGCTCATCAGCAGGGAAATATGTCCGGGAAAACTGCAAACCTCTTAGG CGATACTTGCTGTCAGAGGCGGAGGATCACCATCAGTTGTTTGACCTCATCGAAAGCATGTTAGAGTATGAGCCATCCAAGAGGCTGCTGCTTGCGGACTCTCTCAAGCACCCTTTCTTTGACTTTGGGGGGAGTGGCGAAGCAGTGGGTGGTAAAAGCTGGGAAGCAAACAGAGACATCAGCCGGTGA
- the LOC133502740 gene encoding heterogeneous nuclear ribonucleoprotein R-like isoform X1 has translation MAAAEVNGSSALLKEEEEPMDVTGPLTENYQTLINAGLSQNVAENLDNIFQTGLVAYAELDERAIDALREFSEDGALAVLQQFRESDLSHVQNKSAFLCGVMKTYRQREKQGNKIQESTKGPDETKIKALLEQTGYTLDVTTGQRKYGGPPPEEVFKGLQPGIGTEVFVGKIPRDLYEDELVPLFESAGPIWDLRLMMDPLSGQNRGYAFITFCNKDDAQKAVKLCDNYEIRPGKYLGVCVSVANNRLFVGSIPKNKTRESILEDFGKVTGQFLEGLQEVILYHQPDDKKKNRGFCFLEYEDHKSAAQARRRLMSGKVKVWGNPVTVEWADPVAEPDPEVMAKVKVLFVRKLATAVTEELLEKTFSQFGKLERVKKLKDYAFVHFEERESAVKAMDEMNGKELGGDEIEIVLAKPPDKKRKERQAARQTSRSAGYDDYYYYQAPRMPPGRGRGRGSRGGYSYQTDYYGYEDYYDDYYGYDYHDYRGGYEDPYYGYDDLYSSRGRGSRPSRGGPTPSRARGVPPTRGRGGYSQRGPPLGVPRGSRGGRGTPFQPQRGRGPRGARGNRGGNVGGKRKADVFNQPDSKRRQTNNQQNWGSQPIAQQPLQQGADYSGNYGYSNDTMEFSQDSYGQQWK, from the exons ATGGCTGCCGCTGAAGTGAACGGTAGTTCTGCCCTGctgaaggaggaagaagaaccCATGGATGTTACAGGACCACTTACGGAGAACTACCAGACACTGATTAACGCTGGACTCTCACAGAATGTTGCTGAAAATCTGGATAACATCTTTCAGACAG GCCTGGTAGCGTATGCTGAATTGGATGAGAGGGCTATCGATGCTCTCCGTGAGTTCAGTGAAGACGGAGCACTCGCTGTGCTTCAACAGTTCAGAGAGAGTGACCTGTCTCATGTACAg AATAAGAGCGCTTTTCTTTGTGGAGTGATGAAAACTTACCGACAGAGAGAGAAGCAAGGTAACAAAATACAAGAGTCCACTAAAGGgccagatgagacaaaaataaag GCTCTTTTGGAGCAAACAGGATACACATTGGATGTCACCACAGGGCAGAGGAAATATGGAGGCCCTCCACCCGAGGAGGTTTTCAAAGGATTACAACCAGGGATTGGGACAGAG GTGTTTGTGGGAAAGATCCCAAGGGACTTGTACGAGGATGAGTTGGTGCCACTCTTTGAGTCTGCTGGGCCCATCTGGGACCTCAGATTAATGATGGACCCACTTTCTGGTCAGAATAGAGGTTACGCCTTCATCACATTCTGCAATAAGGATGATGCACAAAAAGCTGTGAAGCTT TGTGATAACTACGAAATCCGTCCTGGCAAGTATTTGGGAGTATGCGTGTCTGTTGCCAACAATCGCCTCTTTGTTGGCTCTATCCCAAAGAACAAGACCAGAGAAAGTATATTGGAAGACTTTGGGAAAGTTACAGGTCAATTTCTAG agGGTCTCCAAGAAGTGATCTTGTACCACCAGCCAGATGATAAGAAGAAGAACAGAGGTTTCTGTTTCCTGGAGTATGAGGACCACAAGTCTGCCGCACAGGCCCGTCGCCGCCTCATGAGTGGCAAGGTCAAAGTGTGGGGTAATCCAGTGACTGTGGAGTGGGCAGACCCTGTCGCTGAGCCAGACCCTGAAGTTATGGCAAAG GTAAAAGTGCTCTTTGTAAGAAAGCTGGCCACTGCAGTGACCGAAGAGCTCCTTGAAAAGACCTTCTCTCAGTTTGGAAAGCTGGAGCGAGTGAAGAAATTGAAAGACTACGCTTTCGTTCATTTTGAAGAAAGGGAATCTGCTGTAAAG GCTATGGATGAGATGAATGGGAAAGAGCTCGGCGGGGATGAAATCGAGATTGTCTTGGCCAAACCTCCGGATAAGAAGAGGAAAGAGCGGCAAGCAGCTCGGCAGACATCGAGGAGTGCTGG ATATGACGACTACTATTACTACCAAGCTCCGCGCATGCCACCAGGGCGTGGCAGAGGTCGTGGTAGTCGTGGGGGGTATTCCTATCAAACAGATTACTATGGCTATGAAGACTATTACGATGACTACTATGGCTACGACTATCATGACTATCGTGGGGGCTATGAAGACCCTTACTATGGCTACGACGATCTATACAGCAGCAGGGGTCGTGGCAGTCGCCCCAGTAGGGGCGGGCCAACTCCATCCAGGGCCCGCGGTGTGCCACCGACCCGAGGAAGAGGGGGCTACTCCCAGAGAGGGCCACCCCTCGGAGTGCCGAGGGGTAGCCGAGGAGGGCGGGGGACCCCGTTCCAGCCGCAGAGGGGCCGCGGGCCTCGTGGGGCCCGGGGCAATCGCGGGGGGAATGTTGGAGGCAAGAGGAAGGCAGATGTGTTTAACCAGCCCGACTCCAAGCGTCGCCAGACCAACAACCAACAGAACTGGGGGTCCCAGCCCATCGCCCAGCAGCCACTGCAGCAAGGGGCCGACTATTCCGGTAACTATGGTTACAGTAATGACACCATGGAGTTTTCACAGGATTCTTATGGGCAGCAGTGGAAGTAA
- the clk2a gene encoding dual specificity protein kinase CLK2 isoform X3 gives MQCIDHRRGASSVALKIIKNVEKYKEAARLEINVLEKINEKDPDNKFLCVQMYDWFDYHGHMCISFELLALSTFDFLKENNYLPYSISQVRHMAYQVCLAVKFLHDNKLTHTDLKPENILFVNSDFTMSYNVEKKREERTVKSTAVRVVDFGSATFDHEHHSTIVSTRHYRAPEVILEMGWSHPCDVWSIGCILFEYYLGFTLFQTHDNREHLAMMERILGPVPSRMIRKTRKQKYFYRGRLDWDESSSAGKYVRENCKPLRRYLLSEAEDHHQLFDLIESMLEYEPSKRLLLADSLKHPFFDFGGSGEAVGGKSWEANRDISR, from the exons ATGCAGTGTATTGACCATCGCAG GGGTGCGTCCAGCGTTGCCTTGAAAATTATAAAGAATGTGGAGAAGTACAAAGAAGCAGCTCGCCTTGAGATCAATGTGCTTGAGAAGATCAACGAGAAAGATCCTGACAACAAATT CCTGTGCGTGCAGATGTACGACTGGTTTGACTACCACGGTCACATGTGTATCTCCTTTGAGCTGCTCGCTCTCAGCACCTTCGATTTCCTTAAAGAAAACAACTACTTGCCCTACTCCATCAGTCAAGTCAGACACATGGCTTACCAAGTCTGTCTCGCTGTGAAGT TTCTCCATGACAACAAGTTGACGCATACAGACCTAAAGCCTGAAAACATCCTATTTGTCAACTCGGACTTCACCATGTCCTATAATGTTGAGAAG aAACGAGAAGAGAGGACAGTTAAGAGCACAGCTGTACGCGTGGTGGATTTCGGCAGTGCAACTTTCGACCATGAGCATCACAGCACTATTGTGTCCACCAGGCATTACCGTGCCCCTGAGGTCATTTTAG AAATGGGTTGGAGCCATCCTTGTGACGTGTGGAGCATTGGCTGTATCCTGTTTGAGTATTATCTGGGCTTCACCTTGTTTCAG ACTCATGACAACAGGGAGCATTTGGCTATGATGGAGAGAATCCTTGGACCTGTGCCATCCAGAATGATCCGCAAGACAAG GAAGCAGAAGTATTTCTATCGAGGCCGTCTTGACTGGGATGAGAGCTCATCAGCAGGGAAATATGTCCGGGAAAACTGCAAACCTCTTAGG CGATACTTGCTGTCAGAGGCGGAGGATCACCATCAGTTGTTTGACCTCATCGAAAGCATGTTAGAGTATGAGCCATCCAAGAGGCTGCTGCTTGCGGACTCTCTCAAGCACCCTTTCTTTGACTTTGGGGGGAGTGGCGAAGCAGTGGGTGGTAAAAGCTGGGAAGCAAACAGAGACATCAGCCGGTGA
- the clk2a gene encoding dual specificity protein kinase CLK2 isoform X1 — MPHTRRYSSSERDSRGSYHNRYREKERDRWRRHRHRRSPTYSSSSDRDRRGRLQRQDASYVRSRSHNFLRGFQSQFRSWKLGPLRFSTVERCCRSYDNRSTEQRPFDRRFCEGYRRLNQSRDEERDHDREKEPHGAPESYYPRDFSPSMYDYRRGRERERDESYRRKGSRRKHKRRRRRTRSYSPSSSRSNSRTRALSVRDDEEGHLICRSGDVLQERYEIVSTLGEGTFGRVMQCIDHRRGASSVALKIIKNVEKYKEAARLEINVLEKINEKDPDNKFLCVQMYDWFDYHGHMCISFELLALSTFDFLKENNYLPYSISQVRHMAYQVCLAVKFLHDNKLTHTDLKPENILFVNSDFTMSYNVEKKREERTVKSTAVRVVDFGSATFDHEHHSTIVSTRHYRAPEVILEMGWSHPCDVWSIGCILFEYYLGFTLFQTHDNREHLAMMERILGPVPSRMIRKTRKQKYFYRGRLDWDESSSAGKYVRENCKPLRRYLLSEAEDHHQLFDLIESMLEYEPSKRLLLADSLKHPFFDFGGSGEAVGGKSWEANRDISR, encoded by the exons ATGCCTCACACCAGACGGTACTCATcttctgagagagacagtcgcGGCAGCTACCATAATCGTTATAGAGAGAAAGAAAGGGATAGATGGCGCAGACATCGACATAGAAGATCGCCCACATACTCTTCGAGCAGTGACCGGGACCGAAGGGGACGACTTCAGAGACAGGATGCAAGTTATGTACGCTCAAGGAG TCACAATTTTTTGAGGGGTTTTCAATCACAGTTCAGAAGCTGGAAGCTTGGACCCTTGAGGTTCTCTACAGTTGAGAGATGCTG TCGAAGCTATGACAATCGCTCAACAGAGCAGAGGCCGTTTGACCGAAGATTCTGCGAGGGATACAGAAGATTGAATCAGAGCCGCGATGAAGAGCGCGACCATGACCGAGAAAAGGAGCCACATGGAGCACCTGAAAGTTACTATCCACGCGACTTCTCGCCAAGCATGTACGACTACCGGCGGGGCCGAGAAAGGGAACGGGATGAATCATACCGACGAAAGGGCAGCAGGCGTAAGCACAAACGAAGGCGGCGTAGAACCAGGTCCTATAGCCCATCATCCTCG CGGAGCAACAGCCGGACGCGGGCACTGAGTGTGAGGGACGACGAGGAAGGGCACCTGATCTGTCGGAGTGGGGACGTCCTGCAAGAGAGAT ACGAAATTGTCAGCACTTTGGGCGAAGGCACCTTTGGCAGGGTGATGCAGTGTATTGACCATCGCAG GGGTGCGTCCAGCGTTGCCTTGAAAATTATAAAGAATGTGGAGAAGTACAAAGAAGCAGCTCGCCTTGAGATCAATGTGCTTGAGAAGATCAACGAGAAAGATCCTGACAACAAATT CCTGTGCGTGCAGATGTACGACTGGTTTGACTACCACGGTCACATGTGTATCTCCTTTGAGCTGCTCGCTCTCAGCACCTTCGATTTCCTTAAAGAAAACAACTACTTGCCCTACTCCATCAGTCAAGTCAGACACATGGCTTACCAAGTCTGTCTCGCTGTGAAGT TTCTCCATGACAACAAGTTGACGCATACAGACCTAAAGCCTGAAAACATCCTATTTGTCAACTCGGACTTCACCATGTCCTATAATGTTGAGAAG aAACGAGAAGAGAGGACAGTTAAGAGCACAGCTGTACGCGTGGTGGATTTCGGCAGTGCAACTTTCGACCATGAGCATCACAGCACTATTGTGTCCACCAGGCATTACCGTGCCCCTGAGGTCATTTTAG AAATGGGTTGGAGCCATCCTTGTGACGTGTGGAGCATTGGCTGTATCCTGTTTGAGTATTATCTGGGCTTCACCTTGTTTCAG ACTCATGACAACAGGGAGCATTTGGCTATGATGGAGAGAATCCTTGGACCTGTGCCATCCAGAATGATCCGCAAGACAAG GAAGCAGAAGTATTTCTATCGAGGCCGTCTTGACTGGGATGAGAGCTCATCAGCAGGGAAATATGTCCGGGAAAACTGCAAACCTCTTAGG CGATACTTGCTGTCAGAGGCGGAGGATCACCATCAGTTGTTTGACCTCATCGAAAGCATGTTAGAGTATGAGCCATCCAAGAGGCTGCTGCTTGCGGACTCTCTCAAGCACCCTTTCTTTGACTTTGGGGGGAGTGGCGAAGCAGTGGGTGGTAAAAGCTGGGAAGCAAACAGAGACATCAGCCGGTGA